The window CCGGACAAGTACGCCCAGGAGCTCGCCAGCCTGATCGGCGGGAAGCCGGAGGACGTGCTCCGCGTCTCCGGCAAGACCGGGATGGGCGTCGAGGCGCTCCTCGACCGGGTCGTCGCGGAGATCCCGGCGCCCGTCGGCGTCGCCGACGCCCCGGCCCGCGCGATGATCTTCGACTCGGTCTACGACAGCTACCGCGGCGTGGTCACCTACGTCCGCATGGTCGACGGCACGCTGCACCCGCGCGAGCGCATCCAGATGATGTCGACCCGCGCCACCCACGAGATCCTCGAGATCGGCGTCTCGTCGCCCGAGCCGACGCCCTCCAAGGGGCTCGGCGTCGGCGAGGTCGGCTACCTGATCACCGGGGTGAAGGACGTCCGCCAGTCCAAGGTCGGCGACACGATCACCACCGCCGCGAAGCCCGCCACCGAGGCCCTCCCCGGGTACACCGAGCCGAAGCCCATGGTGTTCTCGGGCCTGTACCCGATCGACGGCAGCGACTACCCGGAGCTCCGCGAGGCGCTGGACAAGCTCAAGCTCTCCGACGCCGCGCTCGTCTACGAGCCGGAGACCTCGGTCGCGCTCGGCTTCGGCTTCCGCTGCGGCTTCCTCGGCCTGCTGCACCTCGAGATCATCACCGAGCGCCTCTCCCGCGAGTTCGGCCTCGACCTCATCACCACCGCACCGAGCGTGATCTACGAGGTGACGACCGAGGACAAGAAGACGATCACGGTCACCAACCCGAGCGAGTTCCCCGGCGGCAAGATCGACAAGGTGGAGGAGCCGGTCGTCAAGGCGGCCATCCTCGCCCCCAAGGACTACGTCGGCGTCATCATGGAGCTGTGCCAGAGCCGCCGCGGTTCGCTGCTCGGCATGGAGTACCTGGGCGAGGACCGGGTCGAGATCCGCTACACGATGCCCCTCGGCGAGATCGTCTTCGACTTCTTCGACCAGCTCAAGTCCAAGACCGCCGGCTACGCCTCGCTCGACTACGAGCCGTTCGGGGAGCAGGAATCCGACCTGGTGAAGGTCGACATCCTGCTGCAGGGTGAGACGGTGGATGCGTTCAGCGCGATCGTCCACCGCGACAAGGCCTACGCCTACGGCACCATGATGGCGTCGCGGCTGCGCGAGCTGATCCCGCGCCAGCAGTTCGAGGTCCCCATCCAGGCCGCAATCGGCGCCCGCATCATCGCGCGCGAGAACATCCGCGCGATGCGCAAGGACGTCCTCGCGAAGTGCTACGGCGGTGACATCACCCGCAAGCGCAAGCTCCTCGAGAAGCAGAAGGAGGGCAAGAAGCGCATGAAGATGGTGGGCCGCGTCGAGGTCCCCCAGGAAGCCTTCATCGCCGCGCTCTCCGGCGACACGGAGAAGAAGGACAAGAAGTAGGCTGCAGCGCGCCGCCCGGCGCGCGGCGGAACCCCGTTTCGCGAACCCCTCCGTCATGACGGAAGATGAGTACATGCGCCGCTCGAGCTTCACCGACCAACCCGTCACGTACGGGGCGGTCGGCGCCACCCAGGCGGCCGATCTGCTGTACTACCCGCCGAAGGGCTACAAGCCGCTCGAGCGCAGCATCCGGCTGGGCAGCGGCGAGGAGCGCTTCGAGACCTCTGCCACGGCGCTCATGGCGTGGGGCGTGCAGAAGGGGAGCGGCATCCACGTGACGGATGTGCGCGAGGGCACCGGCGTGCAGTACGAGGGCGTCGAGTTCGGCCCCGACGGCACGCCGATGCGGATGCGCGCCAACCGCCCGGAGGAGGACGTGTTCTCCGAGGACGGCACGCCGTTCGTGCGCAACGGCATGACCGCGGTGCTGAAGATCCCGTTCGGCCCGTTCCGCGTGTCCGCCCCGATCCGGGTCGTGTACGTCGTCGACGAGCCGCACCGGCGCGGTTTCGCCTACGGGACTCTGCACGGGCACCCGGAGAGCGGTGAGGAGCTGTTCCTGGTGGAGCAGCGCGAGGACGGCACTGTCTGGTTCGTGCTGCGCGCCCTGTCCCGCCCGTCCAACGCCTTCTACCGGCTCGGTTCGCCGGTCCTGTCCTTCATGCAGCGCCGCTTCACCGCCAAGTACCTGCGCGCACTGCACCCGGTGAGCTCCGCCTGATGCCCAGCACCCTTCCCCTCGGCGACCCCGCTCCCGCCGACGGCCTGCTGCCCGCATCCACCGCGGTGGATGCAGCCCACCGGCACTTCGGCGTCTACCTGCACGTGCCGTTCTGCCGCGTGCGCTGCGGCTACTGCGACTTCAACACGTACACCGCGACCGAGCTGCGCGGCGTCTCCCAGTCCGACTACGCCGGTCACGCCGTCCGCGAGGTGGAGTTCGCCGCGCGTGCGCTGCGCGCGAGCGGCGTCCCCGACCGCCCGGTGTCGACGGTGTTCTTCGGGGGCGGCACGCCGACCCTCCTGCCGCCCGGCGACCTGACGGCCATGCTCGGTGCGGTCCGCGACGCGTGGGGTCTCGCCGACGGCGCCGAGGTGACCACGGAGGCGAACCCCGACTCGGTCGACGCCGACGACCTGCGGCGGCTGGCCGACGCGGGCTTCACGCGCGTCTCGTTCGGGATGCAGTCGGCCGTGCCCCACGTGCTGGAGACGCTGGAGCGCACGCACGACCCGGCGCGCGTCCCGCTCGTGGTCGGCTGGGCGCGCGAGGCCGGTCTGCAGGTGAGCCTCGACCTGATCTACGGCACACCGGGGGAGTCGCTCGACGACTGGTCCCGCAGCCTCGACGCGGCGCTGGCGTGCGAGCCGGACCACCTGTCCGCGTACGCGCTGATCGTCGAGCCCGGCACCAAGCTGGCGCGGCAGATCCGCTCCGGCCAGGTGGCCGAGCCCGACGACGACCTCGAGGCCGACATGTACGAGCTCGCCGACCAGCGGCTCGCCGACGCGGGCTACGACTGGTACGAGGTCAGCAACTGGGCGACCGACGAGGAGCATCGCTCCCGCCACAACCTGGCCTACTGGCTCGGTCACGACTGGTGGGGGATCGGGCCGGGGGCGCACAGCCACGTAGGCGGCGTCCGCTGGTGGAACGTCAAGCACCCGGCCGCATACGCGCAGCGCGTGCTGGCCGGGGAGTCCCCGGCGGCGGGGCGCGAGACGCTGGATGCGGAGACGCGGCACGTCGAGCGCGTCCTGCTGCTGAGCCGCATCCGGGAGGGTGTGCGGACCGCGGAGCTCGGCGACGCCGGCCGTCGCGAGGTGCCGTCGCTCATCGCCGACGGCCTGATCGACGGAAGAGCCGCCCTCCGCGGGTCGATCGTGCTGACCCTGCGGGGGCGGCTCCTGGCTGACGCGGTCGTCCGCCGACTGCTCGCCGAGGACGCCGCGGAGCGGACCGCTAGCTGACGAAGCGGATGGCGACCGGGTAGGTGTAGAACTCGCCCTGGTTCGCCTTCACCGCGGCGATGATGCTGAACACGATGTTCAGCACCCACGCGGCGATGATGATGAAGATGCCGATCACGACGATCGACAGGATGCCGCCCACCACGTACGCGATGAAGATGGTGATCTGGAAGTTCAGCGCGGTCGCGGTGTGCGCGCGCACGAACGGCCCACGGTCTTTGAGGACGAGGTAGCCGATGAGCGCCGGGATCCAGCTGAACAGGATGCCGCCGATCTGGACGAGCGTCGCCCAGAGTTTCTCGTCGGCCGGGCTGAGCTGCGGCGCGCCGCCGTAAGGCTGCTGCGGCGGGGGCGGCGGGGGTGTGGCGGACATGGTGCTGTTCTCCTCTGACTGGCCAGGGGTGGACGTGGTCCATCCAGCCTAGGGCGCAGCGCCGTAGGCTGAAAAGAGCCTGAACGCGCGACCGCTACTTGATGAAGCGGAAGTTCACCGGGTAGCGGTAGGTGCCGCCGCTGTTCACGCGCACGAAGCCGAGGATGGAGAACACCAGGTTCAGGATGTACAGCGCCCACGGGATCAGCAGGCCGAAGAGCAGGTAGCCGATGCCGTAGGTGAAGCTGCCGATGATGATCCCGATGACCTGCGAGGCCACCCAGGCGATGATCCAGGTGATCTGCCAGTTGAGGGCTTCCTTGGCCTCCTGGTCGGTGAGACGGCCGCGGTCCTTGAAGACGAGCCAGATGATGAGCGAGGGCAGGAACCAGAGGATGCCGCCCAGGTGGGCGAACGACGCCCACTGCTTGTCCTGGGCGGGGTCGAGGGGTGCGGCGCCCGCGGCGGCGTAGGGCTGCTGGCCGGCTCCGGCCGGCTGCGCGTACGGTTGCTGGGGCGGCACGTTGCCGTAGGGCTGCTGGGGAGGGACGCCTCCGGGCTGCTGCGGCGGGACGCCGCCTGCCGGGTCGGCGGGCTGGTTCGGGTCTGTCATCTGCGGAACCCTTTCGTGATCGGTTGCGAGCGGGTCGAACCGGTGCCCATACGGTACTGCCGCCGTGTCTCAGCCAGCAATCATCCTGCGGGCGTTTCGGCGCGGTAGGATTGGCACTCAGGATCAGCGAGTGCTAATCGATCGACGGGAGGCGGGTATGGTCTCGGAACGCAGCCTCGAGGTGTTGCGCGTCATCGTCCAGGACTACGTGGCGTCGCGCGAGCCGGTGGGGTCCAAGAGCATCGTGGAGCGGCACTCCTTCGGCGTCTCCGCGGCGACGATCCGCAACGACATGGCCCTGCTCGAAGAGGAGGAGCTGATCGCGGCTCCGCACACCTCGTCCGGCCGGGTGCCGACCGACAAGGGCTACCGGCTCTTCGTCGACCACCTCGCAGAGATGCGGCCGCTCACGTCGGCGCAGCGGACCGCGATCGAGACCTTCCTCGGCCAGTCCGTCGACCTCGACGACGTGCTCTCGCGCACCGGGCGCCTGCTCTCCCAGCTCACCAATCAGGTGGCGCTGGTGCAGTACCCGACGGTCGCGCGCTCGCGCATCCGTCACATCGAGCTGGTCGCCCTGGCCCCGCGCCGGCTACTCAGCGTGCTGATCACGGACTCCGGAGCGGTCGAGCAGCGGGTCATCGAGCCCATCGCCGAGCTGAGCGACGAAGACGTGGCCGAGATCCGCGGCGCGATAAACGGCGCGGCGGCGGGACTCACCCTCGCCGAGGCGACCACGCGGCTGCGCGAGCTGCCCGGCGCGCTCACGGAGCGCACGCGCGCCCTGGTGGAGCCCGTGGTCAGCGCCCTGCTCGACCAGATCGCGGCGAACCGCCAGGAGAAGCTCGTCATGGCGGGCGCGGCGAACCTCGTGCGCACCGAGCTCGACTTCCCCGGCACCATCACCCCGGTCCTCGAGGCGATCGAGGAGCAGGTGGTGCTGCTGCGCCTCTTCGACGAGATGGCCTCGGACCAGCACGGCGTCGCCGTCAGCATCGGGCGCGAGAACGCCGGCTTCGGCCTGACGGAAGCATCCGTCCTCTCCAGCGGTTACAGTGCGGCGGGGTCGGATGTCGCCCGCGTCGGACTGCTCGGACCGCTCCGCATGGACTACTCGGGCAACATGGCGGCGGTCCGCGCCGTGGCCCGTTACCTCTCCCGGCTGCTCGGCGACCAGTAGGCCGTCCGGCATCCCTCGACCACCACACGCGACGAAAGAAGAAGGAACAGCCCACGTGGCCGACCACTACGAAGTCCTCGGCGTCGAGCGCGACGCAAGCCCCGACGAGATCAAGAAGGCGTACCGCCGGCTCGCGCGCGAGCTGCACCCGGACGTGAACCCCAGCTCCGAGGCGCAGGAGCGGTTCAAGCTCGTGACGCACGCGTATGACGTGCTCAGCGACCCGCAGCAGCGGCAGCAGTACGATCTCGGCGGCTCCGGGGGATTCGGCGGCGGCGCGGGCAGCGCCGACTTCGCCGGGTTCAGCGACATCTTCGAGACGTTCTTCGGCGGCGGCGCCCCGGGCGGGCGCGGCCCGCGGTCGCGCCGCGAGCGCGGCCAGGACGCCCTCCTCCGGGTGGAGGTCGACCTCGACGAGGTCATCTTCGGCACGCACCGCGACCTCGAGGTCGACACGGCCGTGGTGTGCGAGACCTGCAACGGCTCGTGCTGCCAGCCCGGCACCCAGCCGGTGACCTGCGACATCTGCCACGGCACGGGCAGCATCCAGCGCTCGGTGCGCTCGCTGCTCGGCAACGTCATGACGTCGAGCCCGTGCGGCACCTGCCGCGGGTACGGCACCGTCATCGCGACCCCGTGCGTCACCTGCCAGGGCCAGGGCCGCGTGCGCGCACGCCGCACCGTGCCGGTGGACATCCCCGCCGGCGTCGACACCGGCCTGCGCCTGCAGATGCCGGGCAGCGGCGAAGCCGGTCCGGCCGGTGGCCCCAATGGCGACCTCTATCTGGAGATCAAGGTCAAGCACCACGAGGTGTTCAGCCGCGACGGCGACGACCTGCTCTGCACGCTCGAGCTGTCGATGACGGATGCGAT is drawn from Leifsonia shinshuensis and contains these coding sequences:
- the lepA gene encoding translation elongation factor 4 encodes the protein MSPRALQALEPAATDPASLRNFCIIAHIDHGKSTLADRMLQITGVVAERDMRAQYLDRMDIERERGITIKSQAVRMPWEVDGQTFALNMIDTPGHVDFTYEVSRSLAACEGAILLVDAAQGIEAQTLANLYLALENDLTIVPVLNKIDLPAADPDKYAQELASLIGGKPEDVLRVSGKTGMGVEALLDRVVAEIPAPVGVADAPARAMIFDSVYDSYRGVVTYVRMVDGTLHPRERIQMMSTRATHEILEIGVSSPEPTPSKGLGVGEVGYLITGVKDVRQSKVGDTITTAAKPATEALPGYTEPKPMVFSGLYPIDGSDYPELREALDKLKLSDAALVYEPETSVALGFGFRCGFLGLLHLEIITERLSREFGLDLITTAPSVIYEVTTEDKKTITVTNPSEFPGGKIDKVEEPVVKAAILAPKDYVGVIMELCQSRRGSLLGMEYLGEDRVEIRYTMPLGEIVFDFFDQLKSKTAGYASLDYEPFGEQESDLVKVDILLQGETVDAFSAIVHRDKAYAYGTMMASRLRELIPRQQFEVPIQAAIGARIIARENIRAMRKDVLAKCYGGDITRKRKLLEKQKEGKKRMKMVGRVEVPQEAFIAALSGDTEKKDKK
- a CDS encoding DUF1990 domain-containing protein, with amino-acid sequence MTEDEYMRRSSFTDQPVTYGAVGATQAADLLYYPPKGYKPLERSIRLGSGEERFETSATALMAWGVQKGSGIHVTDVREGTGVQYEGVEFGPDGTPMRMRANRPEEDVFSEDGTPFVRNGMTAVLKIPFGPFRVSAPIRVVYVVDEPHRRGFAYGTLHGHPESGEELFLVEQREDGTVWFVLRALSRPSNAFYRLGSPVLSFMQRRFTAKYLRALHPVSSA
- the hemW gene encoding radical SAM family heme chaperone HemW gives rise to the protein MPSTLPLGDPAPADGLLPASTAVDAAHRHFGVYLHVPFCRVRCGYCDFNTYTATELRGVSQSDYAGHAVREVEFAARALRASGVPDRPVSTVFFGGGTPTLLPPGDLTAMLGAVRDAWGLADGAEVTTEANPDSVDADDLRRLADAGFTRVSFGMQSAVPHVLETLERTHDPARVPLVVGWAREAGLQVSLDLIYGTPGESLDDWSRSLDAALACEPDHLSAYALIVEPGTKLARQIRSGQVAEPDDDLEADMYELADQRLADAGYDWYEVSNWATDEEHRSRHNLAYWLGHDWWGIGPGAHSHVGGVRWWNVKHPAAYAQRVLAGESPAAGRETLDAETRHVERVLLLSRIREGVRTAELGDAGRREVPSLIADGLIDGRAALRGSIVLTLRGRLLADAVVRRLLAEDAAERTAS
- a CDS encoding DUF4870 domain-containing protein; translated protein: MSATPPPPPPQQPYGGAPQLSPADEKLWATLVQIGGILFSWIPALIGYLVLKDRGPFVRAHTATALNFQITIFIAYVVGGILSIVVIGIFIIIAAWVLNIVFSIIAAVKANQGEFYTYPVAIRFVS
- a CDS encoding DUF4870 domain-containing protein; the protein is MTDPNQPADPAGGVPPQQPGGVPPQQPYGNVPPQQPYAQPAGAGQQPYAAAGAAPLDPAQDKQWASFAHLGGILWFLPSLIIWLVFKDRGRLTDQEAKEALNWQITWIIAWVASQVIGIIIGSFTYGIGYLLFGLLIPWALYILNLVFSILGFVRVNSGGTYRYPVNFRFIK
- the hrcA gene encoding heat-inducible transcriptional repressor HrcA; its protein translation is MVSERSLEVLRVIVQDYVASREPVGSKSIVERHSFGVSAATIRNDMALLEEEELIAAPHTSSGRVPTDKGYRLFVDHLAEMRPLTSAQRTAIETFLGQSVDLDDVLSRTGRLLSQLTNQVALVQYPTVARSRIRHIELVALAPRRLLSVLITDSGAVEQRVIEPIAELSDEDVAEIRGAINGAAAGLTLAEATTRLRELPGALTERTRALVEPVVSALLDQIAANRQEKLVMAGAANLVRTELDFPGTITPVLEAIEEQVVLLRLFDEMASDQHGVAVSIGRENAGFGLTEASVLSSGYSAAGSDVARVGLLGPLRMDYSGNMAAVRAVARYLSRLLGDQ
- the dnaJ gene encoding molecular chaperone DnaJ, whose protein sequence is MADHYEVLGVERDASPDEIKKAYRRLARELHPDVNPSSEAQERFKLVTHAYDVLSDPQQRQQYDLGGSGGFGGGAGSADFAGFSDIFETFFGGGAPGGRGPRSRRERGQDALLRVEVDLDEVIFGTHRDLEVDTAVVCETCNGSCCQPGTQPVTCDICHGTGSIQRSVRSLLGNVMTSSPCGTCRGYGTVIATPCVTCQGQGRVRARRTVPVDIPAGVDTGLRLQMPGSGEAGPAGGPNGDLYLEIKVKHHEVFSRDGDDLLCTLELSMTDAILGTTANVKALDGDIRLELKPGTQSADIITVKDRGITHLRGSGRGDLRVGIQVVTPTKLDHKEKELIKKFAASHRTQEPSLAHFQQGLFAKLRDRFLNL